The DNA sequence CGGCCCATCATCGCGCCGGCGAAGGCGGGGGCTGCGAGGCTGGAGACGCTGCGGCTGCGGGTGAGGGCGTGCGGGTGGGCGGAGCGCAGGGTGCGGTAGACGGCGGTGGCGAAGTCGTCGTCGTACAGGCGCAGCGCGACACGCAGGTCGGGCTTGACGGAGCGGGCGTACAGGGCGGCTTCGAGATTGGTGGTGTCGGAGCTGGTCAGGGCGAGCAGGGCATGCGCACGGTGGATCTTGGCGGACTCCAGGACGCCCTCCTCGGTGACGTCACCGATCACGGCGGGAATGCGCAGGCGACGGGCCAGCGGGATACCACGTGCCTCGGGGTCCGACTCCACGCAGACAACGGGGATGTCGAGTTCCTTCAGCCGGGCCAGGACCCGGGTTCCGATCTTGCCGAGGCCGAGCAGGACGACATGCCCGGACAGGCCACGCGGCGGGCGGCGCAGGGCGGAGGCGCTGCGGAAAGTACCCAGGCCCTCCAGCACGGCAGCGGTCATCACCGGGAGCAGTAACAACCCTGCCAGCCCGGAAAGGAGTTGGATGATCTGACGGCTCAGCGGCTCGCCGATCGCCGGGTCGTCGATGGCGAACAGGTCGAGCAGGGTGAGATAGGTGGCGTGCACGAGGTCGTCGTCGGTGATCAGCCAGGAGGCGACGGCGAGGCCGAGGACGCAGGCGAGCAGGCCGGCCAGTGACCAGCGCAGCCGACGCGAGAACAACTGGGAGAGCGGGGCTCCCCGGCCGGCCAGCCTGCCGGTGGGCAGTACCGGCCCGCTGTACGAGACGGCTTCCAGCACCACCGTGCCGTGTCCGGTGCCTGCGGTCACCGCGTTCTCGTCCGGCAGGAGTTGGGGCGCCTCCGGGCCGCTTCTGTCCGAACCCTCTGCCCCCGCAGGATCGTTGGCGGTCGCCGACAACAGGGCCAGGGTGCACAGACCGGGGTCGACGACCTCACCGCGGCGAGGCGGAGTACGCTCCACAGCCCGCAGCAGCAGTCCATCCGCCTGAACGACCTTGCTGGTACCCGCAACGGCGGTGGCGGCCAGTGCCGGGGCGGCGGTGTCCGCGTCGGACATGACAGTGGTGGAGGCGTCCAGAGCCACCGGATCCAGCCCTGGTGTGGCGACGATGGCGGCCTGGTCCAGGAGTTCTTCCAGCTGCTGGCCGAGCTTGCGGTTGTACAGCCGGATCACCAGCCGCACCTGTGGGTTGAGGCGCCGGGCGATCAGGGCCGTGCGGATGTTCACCTCATCGTCCTCATACACCAGCGCGAGCGCGGCGGCCCGTGCCACCCCGGCCGCGGCCAGCACCTCGTCGGTTACCTCCGATGCCTCCAGCACCTGTCCGTCATCGGCGGCACCCGGTGCGGTGCCCGCAACCCTGGTCATCACCGTGGACACCCGGCCGAAGAGCGCCGCCGCCCGGTCCCGGCCGGCCGGCGACGTACCCGCCGCGACGCCGCTTCGGCCGGGGGCCACGAGCGTGACGCGCTCGCGGTAGACCTCGCGCAGTTCGTCGGACAGCCGGTAAGCCAGCCCGTCATCACCGCAGACGATCATGTGTCCGCTGCGGGGCGGTACTTGGCGCGGGAGAGACGACATGGAAGATCACTTTGCCGCAGTCCGACAGTTGTTTCCATGCCCACGGGACGGAGAACAGCAGAGCGGCACGGCGCGAC is a window from the Streptomyces sp. NBC_00299 genome containing:
- a CDS encoding potassium channel family protein; protein product: MSSLPRQVPPRSGHMIVCGDDGLAYRLSDELREVYRERVTLVAPGRSGVAAGTSPAGRDRAAALFGRVSTVMTRVAGTAPGAADDGQVLEASEVTDEVLAAAGVARAAALALVYEDDEVNIRTALIARRLNPQVRLVIRLYNRKLGQQLEELLDQAAIVATPGLDPVALDASTTVMSDADTAAPALAATAVAGTSKVVQADGLLLRAVERTPPRRGEVVDPGLCTLALLSATANDPAGAEGSDRSGPEAPQLLPDENAVTAGTGHGTVVLEAVSYSGPVLPTGRLAGRGAPLSQLFSRRLRWSLAGLLACVLGLAVASWLITDDDLVHATYLTLLDLFAIDDPAIGEPLSRQIIQLLSGLAGLLLLPVMTAAVLEGLGTFRSASALRRPPRGLSGHVVLLGLGKIGTRVLARLKELDIPVVCVESDPEARGIPLARRLRIPAVIGDVTEEGVLESAKIHRAHALLALTSSDTTNLEAALYARSVKPDLRVALRLYDDDFATAVYRTLRSAHPHALTRSRSVSSLAAPAFAGAMMGRQILGAIPVERKVLLFAALVVAGHPQLDGRTVAEAFRPGAWRVLALDAAAPADRRPDLAAAHPADGDDRPPGLVWELHPGYVLRPEDRVVLAATRQGLAELLGRHPRPADPATP